From the genome of Pseudomonas yamanorum, one region includes:
- a CDS encoding response regulator — MAKQDHLLIVDDDPQIRQLLCDYLSDAGFQVSTAGDGKEMRRRLALNVIDLIVLDLMLPGEDGLSLCRELRVSSNTPVIMLTAKGTLIDRIVGLEIGADDYLPKPFDPRELLVRIKVVLRRVQSFPDRARLDEAPSISFAGWQLDTRARQLLSPEGVVVSLGNSDYRVLRLLLQHPNRPLSRDFLLNHVFDKDSTPFDRSIDVCVSRLRSQLPAGLIKTVRNEGYMLTADDVALQS; from the coding sequence ATGGCCAAGCAAGACCACCTGCTGATCGTTGATGACGACCCGCAAATCCGCCAATTGCTGTGCGACTACCTGAGTGACGCCGGCTTCCAGGTGTCCACCGCCGGTGACGGCAAGGAAATGCGCCGCCGCCTGGCGCTGAATGTCATTGACCTGATCGTCCTGGACCTGATGTTGCCCGGCGAAGACGGCCTGAGTTTGTGCCGCGAATTGCGCGTCAGCTCCAACACGCCGGTGATCATGCTCACCGCCAAGGGCACGCTGATCGACCGGATCGTCGGCCTGGAAATCGGCGCCGACGATTACCTGCCCAAGCCGTTCGACCCGCGGGAGCTGCTGGTGCGGATCAAGGTGGTGCTGCGTCGGGTGCAGAGTTTTCCGGACCGGGCGCGGCTCGATGAAGCACCGAGCATCAGCTTTGCCGGCTGGCAGCTGGACACCCGGGCCCGGCAATTGCTTTCGCCGGAAGGCGTGGTGGTGAGCCTCGGCAACTCCGATTACCGGGTGTTGCGCCTGTTGTTGCAGCATCCCAACCGGCCGCTGAGCCGCGACTTTTTGCTCAACCACGTGTTCGACAAAGACAGCACGCCGTTCGACCGCTCGATCGACGTGTGCGTCAGCCGTCTGCGCTCGCAGTTGCCCGCTGGTTTGATCAAGACCGTGCGCAACGAGGGCTATATGCTCACCGCCGACGACGTGGCGCTGCAATCGTGA
- a CDS encoding Fe2+-dependent dioxygenase, with amino-acid sequence MLIEIPALLNAEEVEVAIATLLDQPWVDGKVTAGQRSAMAKNNRQMSEDDPVAIRLGEQILSRLSDNALFMSAALPKKIYPPLFNRYSGGEAFDWHIDNAIRGLKGVRERVRTDISATLFLADPASYDGGELVIRDTFGEHAVKLPAGHLLIYPGSSLHKINPVTRGERIASFFWIESLVREDSLRQLLLDMDVAIQRLTAQHADDHALLQLSGAYHNLLRRWSDV; translated from the coding sequence GTGCTGATCGAAATCCCGGCCCTACTGAATGCCGAAGAAGTCGAGGTGGCCATCGCCACCCTGCTCGATCAACCGTGGGTCGACGGCAAGGTCACCGCCGGGCAGCGCTCGGCCATGGCGAAAAACAACCGGCAGATGTCGGAAGACGACCCGGTAGCGATTCGCCTGGGTGAGCAGATTCTGTCGCGGCTGTCGGACAACGCGCTGTTCATGTCCGCCGCCCTGCCGAAGAAAATCTATCCGCCACTTTTCAACCGCTACAGCGGCGGCGAAGCCTTCGACTGGCATATCGACAATGCGATTCGCGGCCTCAAGGGCGTGCGCGAACGGGTGCGCACCGACATCTCCGCCACCTTGTTCCTGGCCGACCCGGCCAGCTACGACGGCGGCGAACTGGTGATCCGCGACACCTTCGGCGAGCACGCGGTGAAGCTGCCCGCCGGGCATTTGCTGATTTATCCCGGCAGCAGTTTGCACAAGATCAACCCGGTCACCCGCGGCGAGCGCATCGCCAGTTTCTTCTGGATCGAAAGCCTGGTGCGCGAAGACAGCCTGCGCCAACTGCTGCTGGACATGGACGTGGCGATTCAACGCCTCACCGCGCAACACGCCGACGACCACGCGCTGCTGCAACTGAGCGGCGCCTATCACAACCTTTTGCGGCGCTGGAGCGATGTCTGA
- a CDS encoding ABC transporter substrate-binding protein, producing MLKPRNFLKLGALFAVLVLGHAETAAAHEVTDVLDRKVDVPDHVQRVVLGEGRLISAFALLDKDAPFQRIVGWQNDLKLLDAHTYNAYVAKFPTVKDIPLIGQASEQSVSAEEILSLKPDLAVFSISGHGPTEHSPVADVLAKAGIAVLFVDFRINPVQGTHASMTALGQALGRETQAKAFLDFYDQHIKVITDAVATLPAGPRPSVFLELLAGAWQAPGHTTGKSGMGEVIKLVGGRNIAADVVPGALGDISVEYALKADPDVYVATGNHKPGLILGAGVSEEDARGAFDAVLARPEFVNLRAIREGNSHGLWHDFYNSPYNLLAIEALAKWVHPELFAKLDPKATMEAMNQQFLGMPLQGAYWIDGRAK from the coding sequence ATGCTGAAACCCCGCAACTTCCTCAAGCTGGGCGCGCTGTTTGCCGTGCTGGTCCTTGGCCACGCCGAAACCGCCGCTGCCCATGAAGTCACCGACGTACTGGACCGCAAGGTCGACGTGCCGGACCACGTGCAGCGCGTGGTGCTCGGCGAAGGCCGCTTGATTTCGGCCTTTGCGTTGCTGGACAAAGACGCGCCGTTCCAACGGATTGTCGGCTGGCAGAATGATTTGAAGCTGCTGGACGCCCACACCTATAACGCCTACGTGGCGAAATTTCCGACGGTAAAAGACATTCCGCTAATTGGTCAGGCGTCGGAGCAAAGCGTCAGCGCCGAGGAAATCCTCTCGCTGAAACCGGACCTCGCGGTATTCAGCATTTCCGGCCACGGTCCGACCGAACACAGCCCGGTGGCGGACGTGTTGGCCAAGGCGGGCATCGCGGTGTTGTTCGTCGACTTCCGCATCAACCCGGTGCAAGGCACCCACGCCAGCATGACCGCCCTGGGCCAGGCCCTTGGCCGGGAAACCCAGGCCAAGGCGTTCCTCGACTTTTATGACCAGCACATCAAGGTGATCACCGACGCCGTCGCCACCTTGCCGGCCGGCCCGCGTCCGAGCGTGTTCCTGGAATTGCTGGCCGGCGCCTGGCAGGCACCGGGCCACACCACCGGCAAGAGCGGCATGGGTGAAGTAATCAAGCTGGTGGGCGGCCGTAACATCGCCGCCGACGTGGTGCCGGGGGCGCTGGGGGACATCAGTGTCGAGTACGCGCTGAAGGCTGATCCGGATGTGTATGTGGCCACCGGCAATCACAAGCCTGGGTTGATTCTGGGTGCTGGCGTGAGCGAAGAAGATGCGCGTGGCGCGTTTGACGCCGTGCTGGCCCGGCCGGAGTTTGTGAACCTTCGGGCAATTCGTGAGGGTAATTCCCACGGCTTGTGGCATGACTTCTACAACTCGCCGTACAACCTGCTGGCGATTGAAGCGCTGGCCAAGTGGGTGCATCCGGAGTTGTTCGCGAAGCTGGATCCGAAGGCGACCATGGAAGCGATGAACCAGCAGTTCCTCGGCATGCCATTGCAGGGTGCCTACTGGATTGATGGCAGGGCCAAGTAA
- a CDS encoding TonB-dependent receptor produces MPLPTPRALSLQSTLAPMFGLLAAGSVSPTAWADAPVAASNDSVLSLPEIKIDGEATSAFKVDRVTSAKISQPLLDAPQSVTIVPQQVLKEQNAQTLQEVLRNVPGITFMSGEGNLGWGDLFSIRGFSSEQSLTVDGVRDAGQSTRTDTFNLQQAEVFKGTGSIESGVSAVGGSVNLVSKEAHLGDANKLSAGIGTDSYRRLTGDFNKQLNDTTALRINLMKHYNQVAERDDVDYDRWGIATSLGFGLGTDTRLFIDTFYQKDDNTPDGGVPIQRGTDGDRMPGVKRSNWYGDSHLYTQQTKTTSLTTRFEHDFDWNEATLKNQTKWERTDNFAVLSPARFFAANANGQKTCTGTRCATLGYTGVGPISQVPGSTVNAYPGYANSGNTAYGILRGSDFGQSTRYTILDNQTDFAFKLNTGGLEHAVVSGLEFYHETYGGLKRNAEVPAGDLFFDMNDPNHSFASTEVTKGEGQPRSVIDNAGIYLGDTITLNEQWQVLGSLRYDNWQAKTTQRGQASIDSTDGAVSGRVGAVYKPLPNGSIYVSYSEAAQPSALGASTNNQIYGAASTSNYTPAKSKTYEIGTKWDIAHDLLNITAAIFRTELDNSWEYQDGESAPVRALPAKRVDGVELGLQGNINPRWTVYSGFSALKSTQTKGANKGEEAKNVPDLTANLWTTYAVTDDLSLSYGAQYVGRRRYSDNKYVGGLNNNSSYATGPSGVYAIYTRDHEKAPGYWLNNVAAQYKVTRQTTVNLNLNNVFNKFYYSQIGASLDGFQLYGVPGAGRTLTASVDYEF; encoded by the coding sequence ATGCCATTGCCTACCCCTCGCGCCCTGTCGCTGCAATCTACCCTTGCGCCGATGTTCGGCCTGCTTGCCGCCGGCAGCGTTTCTCCCACCGCCTGGGCCGATGCGCCGGTGGCGGCGTCGAATGATTCGGTGCTGAGCCTGCCGGAAATCAAGATCGACGGTGAAGCCACTTCCGCCTTTAAAGTCGACCGGGTGACCTCGGCAAAAATCAGCCAGCCGCTGCTGGACGCCCCGCAAAGCGTAACCATCGTCCCGCAGCAAGTGCTCAAGGAGCAAAACGCGCAGACCTTGCAGGAAGTGTTGCGCAACGTGCCGGGCATCACCTTCATGTCCGGCGAAGGCAACCTGGGTTGGGGCGACCTGTTTTCGATTCGCGGGTTTTCCTCGGAGCAGAGCCTGACCGTCGACGGTGTGCGCGATGCCGGCCAATCGACCCGCACCGACACCTTCAACCTGCAACAGGCAGAAGTGTTCAAGGGCACCGGCTCGATCGAATCCGGCGTTTCCGCGGTAGGCGGCAGCGTCAACCTGGTGAGTAAAGAGGCACACCTGGGGGATGCCAACAAACTCTCGGCCGGCATCGGCACCGACAGCTACCGCCGCCTCACCGGCGATTTCAACAAACAACTGAATGACACCACCGCCCTGCGCATCAACCTGATGAAACACTACAACCAGGTGGCCGAGCGTGACGACGTGGACTACGACCGCTGGGGCATTGCGACCTCCCTCGGCTTCGGCCTGGGCACCGACACGCGCCTGTTTATCGACACCTTCTACCAGAAGGACGACAACACGCCGGACGGCGGTGTGCCGATCCAGCGCGGCACCGACGGCGACCGCATGCCCGGCGTGAAGCGTTCGAACTGGTACGGCGATTCGCACCTGTACACCCAGCAGACCAAAACCACCTCGCTGACCACCCGCTTCGAGCATGATTTCGACTGGAACGAAGCGACCCTGAAGAACCAGACCAAGTGGGAGCGCACCGACAACTTCGCGGTGCTCTCGCCCGCGCGCTTCTTCGCTGCCAACGCCAATGGCCAGAAAACCTGCACCGGCACGCGCTGTGCGACCTTGGGCTATACCGGTGTAGGACCAATCAGCCAAGTGCCCGGCAGCACGGTAAATGCCTACCCGGGATACGCCAACAGCGGTAACACCGCCTACGGTATTTTGCGAGGGAGCGACTTCGGCCAGTCGACGCGCTACACCATCCTCGACAACCAGACCGACTTCGCCTTCAAGCTCAATACCGGCGGGCTGGAACACGCGGTGGTCAGCGGGCTCGAGTTCTATCACGAGACCTACGGCGGCCTGAAACGCAACGCCGAAGTGCCGGCCGGCGATCTGTTCTTCGACATGAACGACCCGAACCACAGCTTTGCCAGCACCGAAGTGACCAAGGGTGAAGGCCAGCCACGCTCGGTGATCGACAACGCCGGCATCTACCTGGGTGACACCATCACCCTGAATGAACAGTGGCAAGTGCTCGGCTCCCTGCGCTACGACAACTGGCAGGCCAAAACCACCCAGCGTGGCCAAGCGTCCATCGACAGCACCGACGGTGCCGTGAGCGGCCGGGTCGGCGCGGTGTACAAGCCGTTGCCTAATGGCAGCATCTACGTGTCCTATAGCGAAGCGGCACAACCGTCAGCCCTGGGCGCGTCGACCAACAACCAGATCTACGGCGCAGCCAGCACCAGCAACTACACCCCGGCCAAGTCGAAAACCTACGAAATCGGCACCAAGTGGGACATTGCCCACGACCTGCTGAACATCACCGCCGCGATCTTCCGCACCGAACTGGACAACTCCTGGGAATACCAGGACGGCGAAAGCGCCCCGGTACGCGCCCTCCCCGCCAAGCGCGTAGACGGTGTGGAACTGGGCCTGCAAGGCAATATCAACCCGCGCTGGACGGTGTACAGCGGGTTCTCCGCGCTGAAAAGCACCCAAACCAAAGGTGCCAACAAAGGCGAGGAAGCCAAGAACGTTCCCGACCTGACCGCCAACCTGTGGACCACCTACGCCGTCACCGACGACCTGAGCCTGAGCTACGGCGCGCAATACGTAGGGCGCCGCCGCTACAGCGACAACAAATACGTCGGCGGCCTGAACAACAACAGCAGCTACGCCACCGGCCCGTCCGGCGTGTACGCGATCTACACCCGCGACCACGAAAAGGCCCCCGGCTACTGGCTCAACAACGTGGCTGCGCAATACAAAGTGACCAGGCAAACCACGGTCAACCTCAACCTCAACAACGTGTTCAACAAGTTCTACTACAGCCAGATTGGCGCGTCCCTGGACGGCTTCCAGCTCTACGGCGTCCCGGGCGCCGGGCGCACGCTCACCGCCAGTGTCGACTATGAGTTTTAA